Proteins encoded within one genomic window of Pararhizobium capsulatum DSM 1112:
- a CDS encoding SDR family oxidoreductase, whose amino-acid sequence MRKPLKTALVTGSAKRIGKAIVEDLAAHGFAVAIHAHQARDEAETLAASIRDQGGKAAAIVADLTDTSATEGLMSKAVEAIGPIGLLVNNASIFKKDSIDHFDEEIWDRHFALHVKAPSILARDFAGQLPKSCGGLIVNIIDQRVWAPNPRFYSYMLSKAALLMATKTMAQALAPAIRVNGIGPGPTLPNERQNQSDFEAQVEALILRTGPELSEFGRTIRFLFETPSITGQMIALDGGQHLAWETPDILEIVE is encoded by the coding sequence TTGAGAAAACCGCTGAAAACCGCCCTTGTGACAGGCAGCGCCAAGCGCATCGGCAAGGCTATTGTCGAGGACCTTGCGGCCCATGGTTTTGCGGTGGCGATCCATGCCCATCAGGCCCGTGATGAAGCAGAGACCTTGGCGGCATCTATCCGCGACCAGGGGGGCAAGGCTGCCGCAATCGTGGCTGACCTGACGGATACGTCGGCCACGGAAGGCCTGATGAGCAAAGCCGTGGAGGCAATAGGTCCGATCGGCTTGCTCGTCAACAACGCCTCGATTTTCAAGAAGGACAGCATCGATCATTTCGACGAAGAGATCTGGGACCGGCATTTTGCGCTGCATGTGAAGGCACCTTCCATCCTCGCGCGCGACTTTGCCGGTCAGCTGCCGAAATCCTGCGGCGGACTGATCGTCAACATCATCGACCAGCGGGTCTGGGCTCCCAATCCGCGCTTTTATTCCTATATGCTGTCAAAGGCGGCATTGCTGATGGCAACAAAGACGATGGCCCAGGCGTTGGCGCCGGCCATCAGGGTCAACGGCATCGGGCCGGGACCGACGCTGCCGAACGAGAGGCAGAACCAGTCCGACTTCGAGGCGCAGGTCGAGGCGCTGATCCTGCGGACCGGACCGGAACTTTCGGAGTTCGGACGCACGATCCGGTTCCTGTTCGAGACACCGTCGATCACCGGTCAGATGATCGCACTGGATGGCGGCCAGCATCTGGCCTGGGAGACGCCTGACATATTGGAGATCGTGGAATGA
- a CDS encoding outer membrane protein, which translates to MRTLITTLMASAVTLITFTAVQAADAIDEVPAAPAAEYTEPAIKNWSGAYVGGTADWARGEFDGTGGRGAAAFGGGLYGGYNVQSGQLVYGGEADVNYRGNDATNPVRTMKQGFNGSLRARVGVDVNPVLVYGTAGIAAADVKASESGSSDSNTMIGWTAGAGAEAFVTDNITARVEYRYTDYGSKDFDLPSGKVSSGYDEHSVRVGMGVKF; encoded by the coding sequence ATGCGTACTCTCATCACCACCCTCATGGCATCGGCTGTGACCCTGATCACCTTCACGGCCGTGCAGGCCGCTGACGCGATCGACGAAGTTCCGGCTGCTCCTGCTGCCGAATACACCGAGCCGGCGATCAAGAACTGGTCGGGCGCCTATGTCGGTGGTACGGCTGATTGGGCACGCGGCGAATTCGACGGCACCGGCGGCCGTGGCGCTGCAGCCTTCGGCGGTGGCCTCTATGGCGGTTATAACGTCCAGAGCGGTCAGCTGGTTTACGGCGGTGAAGCCGACGTCAACTACCGCGGCAACGACGCCACCAACCCGGTCCGCACCATGAAGCAGGGCTTCAACGGCTCGCTGCGCGCTCGCGTCGGTGTCGATGTCAACCCGGTTCTGGTTTATGGTACCGCTGGTATCGCTGCTGCCGACGTCAAGGCCTCCGAGAGCGGTTCTTCCGACAGCAACACGATGATCGGATGGACGGCTGGTGCCGGTGCGGAAGCTTTTGTCACCGACAACATCACGGCGCGTGTCGAATACCGTTACACCGACTACGGTTCGAAGGACTTCGATCTGCCGAGCGGCAAGGTTTCCTCTGGCTATGACGAGCATAGCGTTCGCGTCGGTATGGGCGTGAAGTTCTGA
- a CDS encoding IS110 family transposase — translation MQYYAGLDVSLEETAICVVDQTGKIVREMVAVSEPEALAAALAGTGLSFERIGMEACGTTAWLHDGMQERGVASICIDARRANAAMKTMPNKTDRNDARSIAQIMRTGWFTQVHVKSRRSRQWRATLTARRTVAQNLRDIQNAIRALLREEGIKLGRPSSASFIARAREAAGGEEALMAAVEPLLAVLTAMEQQLNRLTKIVMNLCRSDDTCRRLMTVPGVGPITAVSYVATIDDPSRFRRSRDVGAHLGLTPRRYQSGETDTQGHISRCGDEAMRALLYEAANALLCVSRKWSSLKVWGMAVAKRRGLNRARVAVARKLATILHHMWSDETDFRYGKEIAA, via the coding sequence ATGCAGTATTATGCCGGACTCGACGTTTCTTTGGAAGAGACAGCAATCTGCGTCGTCGATCAGACGGGCAAAATAGTCCGCGAGATGGTTGCGGTGTCAGAGCCGGAGGCGCTGGCAGCCGCCCTCGCCGGCACGGGACTGAGTTTTGAGCGGATAGGAATGGAAGCGTGCGGCACGACGGCCTGGCTGCACGACGGCATGCAGGAGCGAGGCGTAGCCTCGATCTGCATTGACGCGCGCCGCGCCAATGCAGCGATGAAGACGATGCCGAACAAGACGGACCGAAACGACGCAAGGTCCATCGCCCAGATCATGCGGACCGGCTGGTTCACGCAGGTGCATGTGAAGAGCAGGCGTTCGCGCCAGTGGCGGGCAACGCTGACCGCCCGAAGGACGGTCGCGCAGAACCTGCGAGACATCCAGAACGCGATCCGCGCGTTGCTCCGCGAGGAGGGGATAAAGCTGGGACGGCCGTCCAGCGCCAGTTTCATCGCCAGGGCGCGGGAAGCAGCAGGAGGGGAAGAGGCGCTTATGGCAGCGGTGGAACCGCTGCTGGCCGTTCTCACGGCCATGGAGCAGCAACTGAACCGTCTGACGAAAATCGTCATGAACCTCTGCCGAAGTGACGATACTTGCCGACGGCTGATGACCGTCCCGGGTGTTGGGCCGATCACGGCCGTGAGTTATGTCGCGACGATCGACGATCCGTCGCGGTTCCGGCGGTCGCGCGACGTCGGAGCGCATCTCGGACTAACGCCGCGACGATATCAGTCTGGCGAGACCGACACGCAGGGGCATATCAGTCGCTGCGGTGACGAAGCGATGCGGGCGCTGCTCTACGAGGCAGCGAACGCGCTGCTCTGCGTTTCGAGGAAATGGTCCAGCCTCAAGGTCTGGGGAATGGCGGTGGCGAAGCGGCGCGGTTTGAACCGCGCCCGCGTTGCAGTCGCGAGAAAGCTGGCGACGATCCTCCACCACATGTGGAGTGACGAGACGGACTTCCGGTACGGCAAGGAGATTGCGGCGTAA
- a CDS encoding glutathione S-transferase, with product MKILYSPASPYSNKVRMAAHYAGIAAESVLTDTNASPPELIANNPLGKIPTLITDDDKAIYDSRAIMHFIDRETKGKLYPRNAEKRTDVEILEALCDGICDSLLAIVYEKRIHPPEKIHQPWIDKQWEKVVRGLDYLEDNLPKTAAKLHGGHFALAAMLRYIELRFTGEWQRGRPRLKNWPKKFEKQFPDYGKFKA from the coding sequence ATGAAAATTCTCTATTCGCCGGCCTCTCCCTATTCGAACAAGGTGCGCATGGCCGCCCATTATGCCGGTATTGCCGCCGAAAGCGTGTTGACGGACACCAACGCCAGCCCGCCGGAGTTGATCGCCAACAATCCGCTCGGCAAAATTCCGACGCTGATCACCGACGATGACAAGGCGATCTATGACAGCCGGGCGATCATGCACTTCATCGACCGGGAGACGAAGGGCAAGCTCTATCCCCGCAACGCCGAAAAGCGTACCGACGTCGAAATCCTCGAAGCGCTGTGCGACGGTATCTGCGACAGTCTGCTTGCCATCGTCTACGAAAAGCGCATCCATCCGCCGGAAAAGATCCACCAGCCCTGGATCGACAAGCAGTGGGAAAAGGTCGTCCGCGGCCTCGACTATCTCGAAGACAACCTGCCGAAGACGGCGGCGAAGCTGCATGGCGGTCACTTCGCGCTTGCCGCGATGCTGCGCTATATAGAACTGCGTTTTACCGGCGAATGGCAGCGCGGCCGCCCCAGATTGAAGAACTGGCCGAAGAAATTCGAAAAGCAGTTTCCGGACTACGGCAAGTTCAAGGCCTGA